Proteins from one Choloepus didactylus isolate mChoDid1 chromosome 4, mChoDid1.pri, whole genome shotgun sequence genomic window:
- the DDX24 gene encoding ATP-dependent RNA helicase DDX24 isoform X2: MIHAVLQWQEKRKPASAPSNTGAPPEETRIETRFESGSPGKAGTESGAFPDETGIESEALPSEASVKASTPHSKARGKTGATISEQGLLFCDDDAGEGPSSLIMEKPVPIQDEDEEEELGEEHTEKLKQELGGKTTTSKAYPECPLLGLVLTPTRELAVQVKQHIDAVAKFTGIKTAILVGGMSTQKQQRMLNRQPEIVIATPGRLWELVKEKHPHLSNLQQLRCLVVDEADRMVEKGHFAELSQLLEMLSDAQYNPKRQTLVFSATLTLVHQAPARILHKKHTKKIDKTAKLDLLMQKIGMRGKPKVIDLTRNEATVETLTETKIHCETDEKDLYLYYFLMQYPGRTLVFANSISCIKRLSGLLKVLDIMPLTLHACMHQKQRLRNLEQFARLEDCVLLATDVAARGLDIPKVQHVIHYQVPRTSEIYVHRSGRTARATNEGLSLMLIGPEDVINFKKIYKTLKKDEDIPLFPVQTKYMDAVKERIHLARQIEKAEYRNFQACLHNSWIEQAAAALEIELEEEMYKGGKADQQEERRRQKQMKVLKKELRNLLSQPLFKDDLKTKYPTQSGKLPMVMSVQRNGESALSCISKQRKQQQPREQQQQRERQKPQPSTSAN, from the exons ATGATTCATGCTGTGCTGCAGTGGCAGGAGAAGAGGAAGCCTGCCTCAGCTCCAAGTAACACCGGAGCACCACCTGAAGAGACAAGAATCGAGACTAGATTTGAGAGTGGATCACCAGGCAAGGCTGGAACTGAGTCTGGAGCATTTCCTGATGAGACTGGAATTGAAAGTGAAGCACTGCCCAGTGAGGCTAGTGTTAAGGCTAGCACTCCCCACAGCAAGGCCAGAGGCAAGACTGGAGCTACTATCTCAGAGCAGGGTCTGCTCTTCTGTGATGATGATGCTGGTGAAGGACCTTCTTCGCTGATCATGGAAAAACCAGTCCCCATACAGGATGAGGATGAAGAGGAAGAGCTCGGTGAAGAGCACACTGAAAAGTTAAAACAAGAGTTGGGTGGCAAAACTACCACCTCTAAAGCATATCCAGAATGTCCTCTGCTTGGACTGGTTCTAACTCCCACTAGAGAGCTGGCTGTCCAGGTCAAACAACACATTGATGCTGTGGCCAAGTTTACAG GAATTAAAACTGCTATTTTGGTTGGTGGAATGTCCACACAGAAACAGCAGAGGATGCTGAATCGCCAGCCTGAGATTGTGATCGCCACCCCAGGCCGGCTGTGGGAGTTAGTTAAAGAAAAGCACCCTCATTTGAGCAATCTTCAGCAGCTCAG GTGCCTGGTGGTGGATGAGGCTGACCGGATGGTTGAGAAAGGCCACTTTGCTGAGCTCTCACAGCTGCTAGAGATGCTCAGTGATGCCCAGTACAACCCAAAGAGACAGACACTTGTTTTTTCTGCTACACTGACCCTGGTACATCAAGCTCCTGCTCGAATACTTCATAAGAAGCACACCAAGAAAATCGACAAAACTGCCAAACTTGACCTCCTCATGCAGAAGATTGGCATGAGAGGCAAGCCCAAGGTCATTGATCTCACAAGGAATGAGGCCACAGTGGAGACACTGACAGAGACCAAGATCCATTGTGAGACCGATGAGAAGGACTTGTACCTGTACTACTTTCTGATGCAGTATCCAGGCCGCACCTTAGTGTTTGCCAACAGCATCTCCTGCATCAAACGCCTCTCTGGACTCCTCAAAGTCCTGGACATCATGCCACTGACCCTACATGCCTGCATGCACCAGAAGCAGAGGCTCAGAAACCTGGAGCAATTTGCTCGTCTGGAGGA CTGTGTTCTCCTGGCAACAGATGTGGCTGCCCGAGGCTTGGATATTCCTAAAGTCCAGCATGTCATCCATTACCAG GTCCCTCGCACCTCGGAGATTTATGTCCACCGAAGTGGTCGAACTGCTCGTGCCACCAATGAAGGCCTCAGCCTCATGCTGATTGGGCCTGAAGATGTGATCAACTTTAAGAAGATTTACAAAACCCTCAAGAAAGATGAGGACATCCCACTGTTCCCTGTGCAAACAAAGTACATGGACGCAGTcaag GAGCGAATCCATTTAGCTCGACAGATTGAGAAAGCCGAGTATCGGAACTTCCAGGCTTGTCTTCACAATTCTTGGATTGAGCAGGCAGCAGCTGCCCTCGAGATCGAGCTGGAGGAAGAAATGTATAAGG GAGGAAAAGCTGACCAGCAAGAAGAGCGTCGGAGACAAAAGCAGATGAAGGTCTTGAAAAAGGAGCTGCGCAATTTACTTTCCCAACCATTGTTTAAAGATGACCTGAAAACCAAGTACCCAACTCAGTCTGGCAAGTTGCCCATGGTCATGTCTGTCCAAAGAAATGGTGAGTCTGCTTTGAGCTGCATCTCCAAACAgaggaagcagcagcagccaagagagcagcagcagcagcgagAACGGCAAAAGCCACAGCCAAGTACAAGTGCAAATTAA